The following coding sequences are from one Nonlabens arenilitoris window:
- the sufD gene encoding Fe-S cluster assembly protein SufD yields MSFKDKILSSFIALENEVDTETYAHQLRNEALASFEELGIPQRKEEAYKYTSLKSLFDKDYSLFPKKETAIEYGDIKPYLIHQIDAYRVIFIDGIYSSHLSETTHDKFDVCLMSSALNNPKYSPVIEAFYNKLAPKDGLTSLNTAFAREGAYISIGKNIAVEKPIEVVYFSTGNESTLMTQPRNLVVVGENSQVQIIERHQSLSDNHVLTNSVTEIFADKRAMVDYYKIQNDHLNASLIDHTSVEQKSDSEVRLHTFSFGGALTRNNLNFYQRGEHCNSILNGVTIIEGKQHVDHSTLVHHTAPNCESYQQYKQIFDDKAVGVFNGKVLVDKVAQKINAFQQNNNILVSDKATINSKPQLEIFADDVRCSHGCTIGQLDEDALFYMQSRGIGKKEARALLMFAFANSVLESVKIPEIKSRITKLIAKKLGVEIGFDL; encoded by the coding sequence ATGAGTTTTAAAGACAAAATATTATCTTCTTTCATCGCTTTAGAAAATGAAGTCGATACGGAAACATATGCCCATCAATTGCGTAATGAGGCACTAGCATCCTTTGAAGAGCTAGGTATTCCACAACGTAAGGAAGAAGCCTATAAATACACATCGCTGAAATCTCTGTTTGATAAAGACTATAGCCTGTTTCCTAAAAAAGAAACTGCTATTGAATATGGTGATATCAAGCCATATTTGATCCATCAAATAGATGCATATCGTGTTATTTTTATTGATGGGATATATAGCTCTCATTTATCTGAGACTACACACGATAAATTTGATGTATGTTTAATGTCTAGTGCATTAAATAATCCTAAATATAGTCCAGTAATTGAGGCCTTTTATAATAAACTTGCTCCTAAAGATGGATTAACATCTTTAAACACAGCATTTGCTAGAGAAGGTGCTTACATAAGCATAGGTAAAAATATTGCGGTAGAAAAACCTATAGAGGTAGTGTACTTTTCTACTGGTAACGAGAGTACTCTAATGACACAACCACGTAATTTAGTGGTAGTAGGAGAAAATTCTCAAGTACAAATTATAGAGCGTCATCAAAGTTTGAGTGATAATCACGTACTCACTAATAGTGTTACTGAGATTTTTGCAGATAAACGTGCTATGGTGGATTACTATAAAATCCAAAACGATCACCTTAATGCATCACTTATAGATCATACAAGTGTAGAGCAAAAATCAGATAGTGAAGTCAGATTGCACACGTTCTCATTCGGTGGAGCTTTAACTAGAAACAATTTGAATTTTTATCAACGTGGTGAGCACTGTAATTCAATTCTTAATGGTGTAACTATTATAGAAGGAAAACAACACGTGGATCATTCTACACTAGTACATCACACAGCACCGAATTGTGAGAGTTACCAGCAGTACAAGCAAATCTTTGATGATAAAGCTGTAGGAGTTTTTAATGGTAAAGTTCTCGTAGATAAAGTAGCACAAAAAATTAACGCGTTCCAGCAAAACAATAACATATTAGTAAGCGATAAGGCTACCATCAACTCAAAGCCACAACTAGAGATTTTTGCAGATGATGTAAGATGTTCGCACGGTTGTACCATAGGTCAGCTTGATGAAGATGCGTTGTTCTACATGCAATCTCGTGGAATAGGTAAAAAAGAAGCACGTGCTTTATTGATGTTTGCTTTTGCAAATAGCGTACTAGAAAGTGTAAAAATTCCAGAAATTAAATCTCGTATTACAAAGCTTATTGCTAAGAAACTAGGTGTAGAGATTGGGTTTGATTTGTAG
- a CDS encoding aminotransferase class V-fold PLP-dependent enzyme, whose amino-acid sequence MLDIQKIRADFPILKREVNGKPLVYFDNAATSQKPQQVIDKIVEYYTLYNANIHRGVHALSQEATDLFEASREKVRAFFNIPQAKQVIITSGNTHSINAVASGAHVFVKKDDEVIVSAVEHHSNIVPWQMLCERVGATLKVIPVLDSGELDMKAYEELLNDNTAFVVVNHVSNALGVTNSVEEIIKGAHKHGAMILIDGAQSCGHMKLDMQALDADFYTMSGHKMCGPTGIGILYGKEEALNALPPYQGGGEMIDQVTFEHTTYAGLPHKFEAGTPNIAGGIALGAAVDYLDELGMDNIAAYEHELLIYATEQLKAIEGLKIYGDVANKAAVISFNVTTLHPYDIGTIVDKLGIAVRTGHHCAQPVMERYSIPGTVRASFAFYNTKEEIDIMVQALQRAVSMLS is encoded by the coding sequence ATGTTAGATATTCAAAAAATAAGAGCTGATTTCCCTATCCTTAAACGTGAGGTAAATGGCAAACCATTAGTTTATTTTGATAATGCTGCGACTTCTCAAAAACCACAACAGGTTATTGATAAAATCGTAGAATATTACACTTTGTATAATGCAAACATACATCGTGGTGTTCATGCATTAAGTCAGGAAGCAACAGACCTATTTGAAGCTTCTAGAGAGAAAGTAAGAGCTTTTTTTAATATCCCACAGGCTAAACAAGTTATTATTACCTCAGGTAACACGCATAGTATTAATGCTGTTGCAAGTGGTGCTCACGTCTTTGTGAAAAAAGATGATGAGGTCATTGTAAGCGCAGTAGAACACCATTCTAATATTGTTCCTTGGCAAATGCTTTGTGAACGAGTAGGCGCAACTTTAAAGGTGATTCCAGTGTTAGATAGCGGTGAGTTAGACATGAAGGCTTATGAAGAACTGCTTAATGATAACACAGCTTTTGTCGTTGTTAATCATGTGTCTAATGCACTAGGTGTTACTAATTCAGTAGAAGAGATTATTAAAGGCGCACACAAACATGGTGCGATGATTTTAATAGATGGCGCACAATCCTGTGGTCACATGAAACTAGACATGCAAGCGCTTGATGCAGATTTCTATACCATGTCCGGACATAAAATGTGTGGTCCTACAGGAATAGGAATTCTATATGGTAAAGAAGAAGCATTAAACGCATTACCACCATACCAAGGTGGTGGCGAGATGATTGACCAAGTCACTTTTGAGCATACAACTTATGCAGGATTACCACATAAATTTGAAGCAGGTACACCCAATATCGCTGGTGGAATCGCTCTAGGCGCTGCTGTCGACTATCTTGATGAATTAGGAATGGATAACATCGCTGCTTATGAGCACGAGTTATTAATATATGCAACTGAACAGTTAAAGGCAATCGAAGGCCTTAAAATTTATGGAGATGTTGCAAATAAAGCTGCAGTAATAAGTTTTAATGTCACAACCTTGCACCCTTATGATATAGGAACCATAGTAGATAAACTAGGTATAGCTGTAAGAACGGGTCATCATTGTGCACAACCAGTTATGGAACGCTATTCAATTCCTGGTACGGTAAGAGCAAGTTTTGCATTTTATAATACTAAAGAAGAAATAGATATTATGGTACAAGCTTTGCAACGTGCAGTAAGTATGCTGTCTTAA
- a CDS encoding META domain-containing protein: MRIFTLLFILTLFTLTSCDEQDVTGSYDVVLVGENNYSEHDITLTITMGEENRISGKSVCNNYSGTFENLGKGKVNIGPLMGTKMMCRDVHEIERDYMSHLTKVVEVNPTKEGLELLNASGDIIITAVKQ; encoded by the coding sequence ATGAGAATATTTACATTACTTTTTATTCTAACTCTTTTTACATTAACCAGTTGTGATGAACAAGATGTTACAGGTAGTTATGACGTTGTACTCGTAGGAGAGAATAATTATTCAGAACATGATATTACTTTAACCATTACGATGGGAGAAGAAAACCGCATATCTGGTAAGTCAGTATGTAATAATTACAGTGGTACATTTGAAAACTTAGGAAAAGGAAAAGTAAACATAGGTCCTTTAATGGGAACTAAAATGATGTGTAGAGATGTGCATGAGATTGAGAGAGATTATATGAGTCATCTTACTAAAGTTGTTGAAGTAAACCCTACTAAAGAAGGACTAGAACTTTTAAACGCATCAGGTGATATTATAATTACAGCAGTAAAACAATAA
- a CDS encoding SufE family protein, with protein MASIQDIQNEIVEEFAMFDDWMDRYEYMIDLGKSVPVIDEQYKTDDNIIKGCQSKVWVHADLEDDKVKFSADSDAIITKGIIAILIRAWSGQKPADIIAADTAFIDQIGLKEHLSPTRANGLVSMIKQLKMYAVAYQSQLN; from the coding sequence ATGGCTAGCATTCAAGACATACAAAATGAAATCGTAGAAGAGTTTGCCATGTTTGACGACTGGATGGACCGCTATGAATATATGATAGATTTAGGGAAAAGTGTTCCTGTCATAGATGAGCAATACAAAACTGATGATAATATCATAAAAGGTTGCCAGTCTAAAGTATGGGTACATGCGGATCTTGAAGATGATAAAGTAAAATTTAGTGCTGACAGTGATGCGATAATTACTAAAGGAATTATTGCCATACTTATAAGAGCGTGGTCTGGTCAGAAACCAGCAGATATTATTGCAGCAGACACGGCTTTTATAGATCAAATAGGTTTGAAAGAACATCTTTCACCTACTAGAGCAAATGGATTAGTTTCCATGATAAAACAACTTAAAATGTATGCAGTTGCATATCAATCTCAATTGAACTAA
- a CDS encoding iron-sulfur cluster assembly protein: protein MEEINGQEIGEKVVKVLKTIYDPEIPVDIYELGLIYDVMVSSDADVKILMTLTSPNCPVAETLPVEVEEKVKTLKEVNDAEVEITFDPPWNKDLMSEEAKLELGML, encoded by the coding sequence ATGGAAGAGATCAACGGACAGGAAATAGGAGAAAAAGTAGTAAAGGTTTTAAAAACAATATACGATCCAGAAATCCCTGTGGACATCTATGAGCTAGGCCTTATATATGATGTTATGGTAAGCAGCGATGCTGATGTTAAAATATTAATGACATTAACCTCTCCTAACTGTCCAGTAGCAGAAACACTACCAGTAGAAGTAGAGGAAAAAGTAAAGACTCTTAAAGAAGTCAATGATGCCGAGGTTGAAATTACCTTTGATCCGCCATGGAATAAAGACCTTATGAGTGAAGAAGCTAAGCTTGAACTAGGAATGCTCTAG
- a CDS encoding DUF2480 family protein has protein sequence MEGEIINRVANSKLQVIDLEDYYPVGTRSEIDISQWLMEGIVLVESRFRESLKSTDFTAFKDHYVAVNCSTDAIIPQWAWMLIQIELTRIAKIVILGSLEDLEAALYMPIIDQIDLGPFRDMPVIVKGCSNKPVPVAAYMKITERLQDVAKSVMYGEACSAVPVYKKKK, from the coding sequence ATGGAAGGCGAGATCATTAACAGAGTCGCAAACTCAAAACTTCAGGTCATCGACTTAGAAGATTATTATCCTGTAGGAACACGCAGTGAGATAGATATTTCTCAATGGTTAATGGAAGGTATTGTGTTAGTAGAATCACGCTTTCGCGAAAGCTTAAAAAGCACAGACTTTACTGCTTTTAAGGATCATTATGTCGCAGTTAATTGCTCTACAGATGCCATCATACCTCAATGGGCATGGATGCTTATACAAATCGAATTAACCAGAATTGCAAAAATTGTAATACTGGGATCATTAGAAGATCTAGAAGCAGCTTTATATATGCCTATTATTGATCAAATAGATTTAGGTCCTTTCAGAGATATGCCGGTTATTGTTAAAGGTTGTTCAAATAAACCAGTACCGGTCGCTGCCTATATGAAAATTACAGAACGCTTGCAGGATGTCGCAAAATCAGTGATGTATGGCGAGGCCTGTAGTGCAGTGCCCGTTTATAAGAAAAAAAAGTAG
- a CDS encoding DUF3078 domain-containing protein — MKKIILLFAFALCTISTYAQTEEELKALKASKMDSIAAIQGRANAIQAQIDALPGWKTGAFGTIGANLSSFDKWYSQGSPNVNSGNIGVTLNGFANLKREKYFWRNNLNVNLQWVKFDDRDDATDDDSFQEATDVFNIQSLYGYKLSEKFAVSTLGEYRTTILNNFNDPGYLDLGVGATWTPIDNLVVVIHPLNYNFVFSSGDDIFESSLGAKIVADYTRQIGAINFKSNLSTFQSYKSSNLSNFTWINSFGYTLWKNIGVGFEFGLRGNHQEAVNFATSQDPTGTFDFDNVDNDLQSYWLLGLNYKF, encoded by the coding sequence ATGAAAAAAATTATTTTACTTTTTGCATTTGCACTTTGTACAATTAGTACCTATGCGCAAACTGAAGAAGAACTTAAGGCGTTAAAAGCGTCAAAAATGGATTCTATTGCAGCCATACAAGGTAGAGCAAATGCGATCCAAGCACAGATAGATGCGCTTCCAGGTTGGAAAACAGGAGCTTTTGGTACCATTGGTGCTAATTTATCTAGTTTTGATAAATGGTATTCTCAAGGATCACCTAATGTGAATTCTGGTAATATAGGTGTTACTTTAAATGGATTTGCAAATTTGAAGAGAGAAAAATATTTCTGGAGAAATAACTTAAACGTTAACCTGCAATGGGTAAAGTTTGATGACAGAGATGACGCTACTGATGATGATAGTTTCCAAGAAGCAACTGACGTTTTTAATATTCAATCGTTATATGGGTACAAGTTAAGTGAAAAATTTGCCGTTTCTACATTAGGAGAATATAGAACTACTATACTTAATAATTTTAATGATCCAGGATATCTTGATTTAGGTGTTGGTGCTACATGGACACCTATTGATAACTTAGTAGTTGTAATTCACCCTTTGAACTATAATTTTGTTTTCAGTAGTGGTGATGATATTTTTGAATCTTCACTAGGAGCAAAAATTGTTGCAGATTATACTAGACAAATAGGGGCAATTAACTTTAAGAGTAACCTTTCTACGTTCCAAAGCTATAAGAGTTCTAACTTATCAAACTTTACATGGATCAACTCTTTCGGTTACACACTGTGGAAAAACATTGGTGTAGGTTTTGAATTTGGATTAAGAGGTAATCATCAAGAAGCGGTAAACTTTGCTACATCTCAAGATCCTACTGGTACATTTGATTTTGATAATGTAGATAATGATTTACAATCATACTGGCTACTAGGTTTAAACTATAAGTTTTAA
- the hflX gene encoding GTPase HflX: protein MLERETHEYEKAILVGVVTQQQSEEKLTEYLDELEFLAYTAGATIHKRFSQKMQKPNPKTFLGSGKMEDIKAYVDAHNIDTVIFDDELSPAQQKNIEKILEVKIIDRTYLILDIFAQRAETSYARTQVELAQYEYLLPRLVGLWTHLERQKGGIGMRGPGETEIETDRRIVRDRITLLKKKLLTIDKQMATQRGNRGKMVRVALVGYTNVGKSTLMNVISKSEVFAENKLFATLDTTVRKVVVKNLPFLLTDTVGFIRKLPTQLVESFKSTLDEVRESDLLLHVVDIAHGSFEDHIASVNKILSEIDAVDKPTIMVFNKIDQYVAEDYDPEDILEERTSAHYSLEEWKRTWMARMGENVVFISAIEKENIDTFKKKVYDQVRDIHVKRFPYNAFLFPDWEDLVETEEE from the coding sequence ATGTTAGAAAGAGAAACACACGAATATGAAAAAGCCATTCTAGTAGGAGTGGTTACCCAACAACAATCTGAAGAGAAACTTACAGAGTACCTGGATGAGCTAGAGTTCCTCGCTTATACCGCAGGAGCCACGATACACAAGCGTTTTTCTCAAAAAATGCAGAAACCTAATCCCAAAACCTTTTTAGGTTCTGGTAAAATGGAGGACATTAAAGCTTATGTAGACGCTCATAATATAGACACTGTAATCTTTGACGATGAATTAAGTCCTGCACAGCAAAAAAATATTGAGAAAATTCTTGAAGTAAAAATCATCGATAGAACTTATCTCATTCTAGACATATTTGCTCAACGCGCAGAGACTAGTTATGCCCGTACTCAGGTAGAGCTCGCTCAATATGAATATTTATTACCACGATTAGTCGGATTATGGACTCACCTTGAGAGACAAAAAGGTGGTATAGGTATGCGTGGTCCAGGTGAGACAGAGATCGAGACAGACCGCCGTATAGTACGTGATCGCATCACCTTACTTAAAAAAAAATTACTTACCATCGATAAACAAATGGCAACCCAGCGCGGTAACCGTGGAAAGATGGTGCGTGTTGCACTAGTAGGCTATACTAACGTAGGTAAAAGCACACTAATGAATGTCATTTCAAAAAGTGAGGTCTTTGCAGAGAATAAGTTATTTGCTACTCTAGATACAACGGTACGTAAAGTTGTAGTGAAAAACCTGCCTTTTTTACTAACAGATACTGTAGGTTTTATACGCAAATTGCCTACCCAATTAGTAGAATCTTTTAAATCAACACTTGATGAAGTTCGTGAATCAGACTTACTATTACATGTTGTAGATATTGCACATGGTAGTTTTGAAGATCATATCGCATCAGTAAATAAGATATTGAGTGAGATAGACGCAGTAGATAAACCTACTATTATGGTCTTTAATAAAATTGATCAATATGTAGCCGAGGATTATGATCCAGAAGATATTCTAGAAGAAAGAACGAGCGCACACTATTCTTTAGAAGAATGGAAACGTACCTGGATGGCTAGAATGGGTGAAAATGTAGTTTTCATATCTGCAATTGAAAAGGAAAACATAGATACTTTTAAGAAAAAAGTCTATGATCAAGTAAGAGACATACATGTAAAACGTTTCCCTTATAACGCCTTTTTATTTCCAGATTGGGAAGATCTGGTAGAAACAGAAGAAGAGTAA
- a CDS encoding endonuclease/exonuclease/phosphatase, whose protein sequence is MAISQQAFEQYTVAFYNLENLFDVHNDKHILDEDFTAQGRKQWTPQRYQKKLQKLSDAISKVGVLQTGKLPAIIGVAEVENKKVLEDLIQQPKLVKGDYGIIHYDSPDERGIDVALLYSKKIFTVQSSNPIAVDVTMPNDEPDRTRDILYVKGFLSGMPVHLYVNHWPSRRDGAESTNEKRVTVAKQLMHHINSVDPQKDRTNQEKHLLESTNIIIMGDFNDDPENDSIRNEILPHGFQNVTAPLKKFHRGSLNHNFKWNLFDQIMVSDSLINDVPDALYFHQADIFDDIMLRQWKGKYRGQPARTFVGKTYKGGYSDHFPVYMILRRN, encoded by the coding sequence TTGGCAATTTCACAACAGGCATTTGAACAGTATACTGTCGCATTCTACAATTTAGAAAATTTATTTGACGTTCACAATGATAAGCATATACTAGATGAAGATTTTACAGCCCAAGGCCGCAAGCAATGGACGCCACAACGATATCAAAAAAAATTACAAAAATTAAGCGACGCGATATCTAAAGTAGGTGTTTTACAAACTGGTAAACTACCAGCCATTATAGGCGTGGCTGAGGTAGAAAATAAAAAAGTACTTGAAGATCTGATACAACAGCCTAAGCTGGTTAAGGGAGATTATGGGATCATACATTATGATAGTCCAGATGAACGTGGTATTGATGTCGCCTTACTATATAGTAAAAAGATTTTTACAGTTCAATCATCTAATCCCATTGCAGTGGATGTTACCATGCCTAATGATGAGCCTGATCGTACCCGTGATATATTATATGTAAAAGGTTTCTTATCTGGTATGCCTGTACACTTATATGTTAATCACTGGCCATCTAGAAGGGATGGCGCAGAATCTACAAATGAGAAACGTGTCACTGTTGCAAAACAGTTAATGCATCATATAAATAGTGTTGATCCACAAAAGGATCGTACAAATCAAGAGAAGCATTTACTAGAAAGTACTAATATTATCATCATGGGTGATTTTAATGATGATCCAGAAAACGATAGTATACGCAATGAAATCTTACCGCATGGATTTCAAAATGTCACTGCGCCGCTCAAAAAGTTCCATAGAGGTAGCTTGAATCATAATTTTAAATGGAATCTTTTTGATCAGATAATGGTTAGTGATAGTTTAATTAATGATGTGCCAGACGCTTTATATTTTCATCAAGCAGATATTTTTGATGATATCATGTTGAGACAATGGAAAGGTAAATATAGAGGTCAACCAGCGAGAACTTTTGTTGGTAAAACATACAAAGGTGGTTATTCTGATCATTTCCCTGTGTATATGATACTACGTAGAAACTAA
- a CDS encoding PorP/SprF family type IX secretion system membrane protein yields the protein MRKLLAMGIFLVLSGTSVLHAQQDPQYTQYMYNQNVINPAYAGTRDGLTLTTLYRQQWSGVTGAPETLTFSGSTPIGDRVGVGLSVISDQIGPVKEKNFYGDFSYKLQVGKKTTLALGIKAGVTFHDVNLNFVNTTQPGDPLFSEQLNEQYLNLGAGAFLYGDNWYTGFSVPNMLNSTHLDEDGLTFGSETQHYFLTGGYVFDINENIKLKPHAMIKGAFDSPMSFDLNTNVLFNNKFEVGVSYRYEDSFSGLVGMQLTDNVKVGYAYDRVVSDIQVAANSSHEIFLTYDLNFPRKVMQSPRFF from the coding sequence ATGAGAAAATTACTTGCAATGGGGATTTTCCTTGTCTTGTCCGGAACCAGCGTGCTACACGCTCAACAAGATCCTCAGTACACACAGTACATGTACAACCAAAATGTCATTAATCCAGCATATGCTGGTACAAGAGATGGCTTAACTCTTACAACTCTTTACCGTCAACAATGGAGCGGTGTTACTGGTGCCCCAGAGACACTTACCTTTTCAGGTAGTACTCCTATAGGCGATCGAGTAGGTGTAGGACTTTCTGTAATTTCTGATCAAATAGGACCAGTTAAAGAGAAGAACTTCTATGGAGATTTCTCTTATAAATTACAAGTAGGGAAGAAAACAACCCTAGCTTTAGGTATAAAAGCTGGTGTTACTTTCCATGATGTAAATCTTAACTTTGTGAACACTACACAGCCAGGTGATCCATTGTTTAGTGAGCAATTAAATGAGCAGTATTTAAATCTAGGTGCAGGAGCTTTTCTTTATGGAGATAACTGGTACACCGGTTTTTCTGTTCCTAATATGTTAAACAGCACTCACCTAGATGAAGATGGTTTAACATTCGGATCTGAAACACAACATTATTTCTTAACAGGTGGATATGTATTTGATATTAATGAAAACATCAAATTAAAGCCACATGCAATGATTAAAGGAGCATTTGATTCTCCTATGAGTTTTGACTTGAATACAAACGTATTATTCAATAATAAGTTTGAGGTAGGTGTGTCTTACAGATATGAAGACTCTTTCAGTGGTCTAGTAGGTATGCAACTTACGGATAATGTAAAGGTAGGTTATGCATATGACCGCGTGGTATCAGATATACAGGTAGCGGCAAATTCTTCACATGAGATCTTCTTGACTTATGACTTGAATTTCCCTCGTAAAGTGATGCAATCACCACGTTTCTTCTAA